In Micromonospora sp. WMMA1363, a genomic segment contains:
- a CDS encoding NADH-quinone oxidoreductase subunit M has protein sequence MLSVIVFLPLVAAVALAAVPRLADPVARWAWVAVAAADLALIAVIWTRYDPPPPGELAFDERVPWIPGVNSSYHVGVDGFSLPLVAMTAVIFLACAVYAVRERHRPRGQAALFLFLQSVSLGLFVAADLILFFVFFDLSIVGMYFVIAGWGHGDRGRSALKFFLYTFLGSLALLVGFIGLYIAADPHTFDMPELVAATPLSDRAPAGGLVLAAILVGLAVKTPTVPFHTWLPPAHTDAPAVGSAVLAGVLLKMGTYGFVRIAMPMLPGAWRAWAWLIVLVGVGSVLYGALVALAQSNLKRMIAYTSVNHMGYIVLAVGVAGLAAADTAQPRAVAVTGAVTQMVSHGLITAALFLLAGVLRDRAGSYDMTGYGGLAGPAPAFATLFAIGAFASLGLPAFSGFIAEFQIFTGSVAAAPVTAVALLGILVTAALFLGALQRVFTGETRGRSAGFADLTARELCSVGPLLLLSLLIGVLPRPLLDVVEPAANRLVDLVGR, from the coding sequence GTGCTCAGCGTGATCGTCTTCCTGCCCCTGGTCGCCGCCGTGGCCCTGGCGGCCGTGCCCCGCCTCGCCGATCCGGTGGCGCGGTGGGCATGGGTCGCGGTGGCGGCAGCCGACCTCGCGTTGATCGCTGTCATCTGGACGCGCTACGACCCTCCGCCGCCCGGCGAGTTGGCCTTCGACGAGCGGGTGCCGTGGATTCCAGGAGTGAACAGCAGCTACCACGTGGGGGTGGACGGCTTCTCCCTGCCGCTGGTCGCGATGACCGCCGTGATCTTCCTGGCCTGCGCGGTGTACGCGGTGCGGGAACGACACCGGCCCCGTGGCCAGGCGGCGCTGTTCCTGTTCCTGCAGAGCGTCAGCCTCGGCCTGTTCGTCGCCGCCGACCTGATCCTGTTCTTCGTCTTCTTCGACCTGTCCATCGTCGGCATGTACTTCGTCATCGCCGGCTGGGGCCACGGTGACCGGGGCCGCTCGGCGCTGAAGTTCTTTCTCTACACCTTCCTCGGCTCGCTGGCGCTGCTGGTTGGTTTCATCGGCCTCTACATCGCCGCCGATCCGCACACCTTCGATATGCCGGAGCTCGTCGCGGCGACGCCGTTGTCCGATCGGGCGCCGGCCGGCGGGCTGGTGCTCGCCGCGATTCTCGTCGGGCTGGCGGTGAAGACCCCCACCGTCCCGTTTCACACCTGGCTGCCGCCGGCGCACACGGACGCGCCGGCCGTCGGCTCGGCCGTGTTGGCGGGTGTCCTGCTGAAAATGGGCACGTACGGTTTCGTGCGGATCGCCATGCCGATGCTGCCGGGCGCGTGGCGTGCCTGGGCGTGGCTGATCGTCCTGGTCGGCGTCGGGTCCGTCCTCTACGGGGCGCTGGTGGCGTTGGCACAGTCCAACCTCAAGCGCATGATCGCCTACACGTCGGTCAATCATATGGGCTACATCGTCCTCGCCGTCGGTGTCGCCGGTCTGGCGGCCGCCGACACCGCACAGCCAAGGGCGGTCGCGGTCACCGGCGCGGTCACCCAGATGGTGAGCCACGGACTGATCACCGCCGCGCTGTTCCTGCTCGCCGGGGTGCTGCGCGACCGCGCCGGCAGCTACGACATGACCGGGTACGGTGGGCTCGCCGGTCCGGCGCCGGCCTTCGCCACGCTGTTCGCGATCGGCGCGTTCGCCTCTCTCGGCCTGCCGGCGTTCTCCGGTTTCATCGCCGAGTTCCAGATCTTCACCGGCAGCGTCGCCGCCGCTCCGGTCACCGCGGTGGCACTGCTCGGCATCCTGGTCACGGCGGCGCTGTTCCTGGGTGCGCTGCAACGCGTCTTCACCGGGGAGACCCGCGGCAGGTCGGCCGGCTTCGCCGACCTGACCGCGCGGGAACTGTGCTCGGTCGGGCCGTTGCTGCTGCTCTCCCTGCTGATCGGCGTCCTGCCCCGCCCGCTGCTCGACGTCGTCGAGCCTGCCGCGAACCGCCTCGTCGACCTGGTCGGGCGGTAG
- a CDS encoding proton-conducting transporter membrane subunit translates to MRSYAQAALWALVGLPATVGALLAGARRGDRLAAPVALAVATGWVALSVVVAVARPTVAVPFLADTDLVLTVDGLAALILLMVTAVTLLVLTAAAGEIHQSPARFHGLMLLFAAAVALTVTAGTLPVLLFAWELMGAASYALIGFWWRDADRVAAGRTAFVTTRTADLGLYLAAGASLAGGAGLALAELPDGSPGWRHVVAAGILVAALGKAAQLPFSFWLSGAMAGPSPVSALLHSAAMVAMGGYLLLRVQPLLAATGWAGPATMWAGATTALLLGAVAVAQRDLKQLLAASTSAQLGFVVLAAGAGAVAGGAAHLVAHAATKALLFLTAGAWLTALGTKQLAGLRGVAGRWRWVGWSATVGLLALAGIAPLSLWATKDAVLAVVLDRSPWLYAAGLLASALSAAYAGKALVVIWRRMPAHGRTGGDGGPVGEGTGTGRVDPLQQVPLVVLAVGAAVAGLLALPPAGALVARMVGEPAEFHTPVTELAVSAAVALVVVAAVARWAAPAPRWARRWLGLATVTRVLVVRPTLRCAETLARFDDRVLDRGVDRVSGAVLGAARRAGRFDERWLDGAVEGFAAGVRRLGHWARRPQSGQLHRYYFQAVVVLVVGVVVLVLVG, encoded by the coding sequence ATGAGGTCGTACGCGCAGGCGGCACTGTGGGCCCTGGTGGGCCTGCCCGCCACGGTGGGTGCCCTCCTCGCGGGGGCCCGGCGCGGTGACCGGCTGGCCGCACCGGTCGCGCTCGCGGTGGCCACCGGGTGGGTGGCACTGTCGGTGGTGGTCGCGGTGGCGCGGCCGACCGTCGCGGTCCCGTTTCTCGCCGACACCGACCTCGTGCTGACCGTGGACGGACTGGCCGCCCTGATCCTGCTGATGGTGACCGCGGTCACCCTGCTGGTGCTCACCGCCGCCGCCGGGGAGATCCACCAGTCCCCAGCCAGGTTCCACGGTCTGATGCTTCTGTTCGCCGCCGCGGTCGCGCTCACCGTCACGGCGGGCACCCTGCCCGTCCTGCTCTTCGCCTGGGAACTCATGGGGGCCGCCTCGTACGCGCTCATCGGGTTCTGGTGGCGCGACGCCGACCGGGTCGCCGCCGGCCGCACCGCGTTCGTCACCACCCGCACCGCCGACCTGGGCCTCTACCTCGCCGCCGGCGCGTCCCTCGCCGGCGGCGCGGGCCTGGCCCTGGCCGAGCTGCCCGACGGCAGCCCGGGGTGGCGGCACGTCGTCGCCGCCGGGATCCTCGTCGCCGCGCTGGGCAAGGCCGCCCAACTGCCGTTCTCGTTCTGGCTGTCCGGGGCGATGGCCGGCCCCAGCCCGGTCAGCGCGCTGCTGCACTCCGCGGCGATGGTCGCCATGGGCGGCTACCTGCTGCTTCGGGTGCAGCCGCTGCTCGCCGCGACCGGCTGGGCGGGACCGGCGACGATGTGGGCCGGCGCCACGACCGCGCTCCTGCTGGGCGCCGTGGCGGTGGCCCAGCGGGACCTGAAGCAACTTCTCGCCGCCTCCACGTCCGCCCAGCTCGGCTTCGTGGTCCTGGCCGCCGGGGCCGGTGCGGTCGCCGGTGGTGCCGCGCACCTGGTCGCCCACGCCGCCACCAAGGCGCTGCTGTTCCTGACGGCCGGGGCGTGGCTGACGGCGCTGGGCACCAAGCAACTCGCCGGGCTGCGGGGGGTGGCCGGGCGGTGGCGGTGGGTCGGTTGGTCGGCGACCGTGGGGCTGCTCGCCCTGGCCGGGATCGCACCGCTGTCGCTCTGGGCCACCAAGGACGCCGTCCTCGCCGTGGTGCTCGACCGATCGCCGTGGCTCTACGCGGCTGGTCTGCTCGCTTCGGCGCTCTCCGCGGCGTACGCCGGGAAGGCGCTCGTCGTCATCTGGCGCCGGATGCCCGCCCACGGGCGGACCGGGGGCGACGGCGGTCCGGTCGGGGAGGGGACCGGTACCGGCCGCGTCGACCCGCTCCAACAGGTGCCGCTGGTGGTCCTCGCGGTCGGTGCCGCGGTTGCCGGTCTGCTGGCGCTGCCTCCGGCCGGCGCGCTGGTCGCCCGGATGGTGGGGGAGCCGGCGGAATTCCACACCCCGGTGACGGAGTTGGCGGTGTCGGCGGCCGTCGCCCTGGTCGTCGTCGCGGCCGTCGCCCGCTGGGCGGCCCCGGCGCCGCGGTGGGCACGGCGGTGGCTCGGGCTGGCGACCGTCACTCGGGTGCTGGTCGTCCGGCCGACGTTGCGGTGCGCCGAGACGCTGGCCCGGTTTGACGACCGGGTTCTCGACCGGGGCGTCGACCGCGTGTCGGGCGCGGTGCTGGGGGCGGCCCGGCGGGCCGGCCGGTTCGACGAGCGCTGGTTGGACGGCGCGGTGGAGGGCTTCGCCGCCGGGGTGCGTCGGCTGGGACACTGGGCCCGTCGGCCGCAGAGCGGCCAGTTGCACCGGTATTACTTCCAGGCCGTCGTGGTGCTCGTCGTCGGCGTCGTCGTCCTCGTGCTGGTGGGGTGA
- a CDS encoding SulP family inorganic anion transporter, whose protein sequence is MSSVLPAVTRPRLSRPSWLSPKVFRTEVLAGLVVALALIPEAISFSILAGVDPRVGLFASFTMAVTIAVCGGRPAMISAATGAIALVVAPLAREHGLDHLIAAVILGGLLQVVLAALGMAKLMRFIPRSVMVGFVNALAILIFAAQIPHLLGVPWLVYPLAALALAIMIGLPRLTRAVPAPLVAIIVLTVVTAAASMTVPTVGDQGELPDRLPALGLPQVPWTLDTLVLIAPYAAGIALVGLMESLMTAKLVDDITDTHSDKTRESWGQGVANIVTGLFGGMGGCAMIGQTMINVKASGARTRLSTFLAGVFLLVLVVALGDVVAAIPMAALVAVMIIVAVSTFDWHSVTPATLRRMPLGETLVMLTTVGTTLVTHNLAVGVATGVLTAMVIFARRVARLVEVTSVLDPEGGTRIYSVHGELFFASSNDLVYQFDYADDPQHVVIDMTNAHVWDASSVAALDAITTKYAARGKTVEIIELNRPSAAIHGSLAGRLGGGH, encoded by the coding sequence ATGTCTTCTGTGCTGCCCGCGGTCACCCGGCCGCGCTTGTCCCGCCCGTCCTGGCTGTCGCCGAAGGTGTTCCGCACCGAGGTGCTCGCCGGCCTGGTCGTCGCCCTGGCGCTGATCCCGGAGGCGATCAGCTTCTCGATCCTGGCGGGGGTCGACCCACGCGTCGGCCTGTTCGCCTCGTTCACCATGGCGGTCACCATCGCCGTCTGCGGCGGCCGTCCGGCGATGATCTCCGCCGCGACCGGCGCGATCGCCCTGGTGGTGGCTCCTCTCGCCAGGGAGCACGGTCTCGATCACCTGATCGCGGCGGTGATCCTCGGCGGGCTGCTCCAGGTGGTCCTCGCCGCCCTCGGCATGGCGAAGCTGATGCGGTTCATCCCGCGAAGCGTGATGGTCGGCTTCGTCAACGCCCTGGCCATTCTCATCTTCGCCGCCCAGATTCCGCACCTGCTCGGGGTGCCGTGGCTGGTCTACCCGCTCGCCGCCCTGGCACTGGCGATCATGATCGGGCTGCCCCGCCTGACCCGCGCCGTTCCCGCACCGTTGGTCGCGATCATCGTGCTGACCGTCGTCACCGCCGCCGCCAGCATGACCGTGCCCACCGTCGGCGACCAGGGCGAACTGCCCGACCGGCTGCCGGCCCTCGGCCTGCCGCAGGTCCCCTGGACCCTGGACACCCTCGTCCTGATCGCCCCGTACGCCGCGGGCATCGCACTGGTCGGGCTGATGGAGTCGCTGATGACCGCCAAGCTGGTCGACGACATCACCGACACCCACTCGGACAAGACCCGCGAGTCGTGGGGTCAGGGCGTGGCCAACATCGTCACCGGCCTCTTCGGCGGCATGGGCGGCTGCGCCATGATCGGTCAGACGATGATCAATGTGAAGGCGTCCGGCGCACGGACCCGCCTGTCGACGTTCCTCGCCGGTGTGTTCCTGCTCGTCCTCGTCGTGGCCCTGGGCGACGTGGTCGCCGCGATCCCGATGGCCGCCCTCGTCGCCGTCATGATCATCGTTGCGGTGTCGACGTTCGACTGGCACTCCGTCACCCCCGCCACCCTCCGGCGCATGCCGCTCGGCGAGACCCTCGTCATGCTCACCACCGTCGGTACGACCCTGGTCACCCACAACCTCGCGGTCGGCGTCGCCACCGGCGTCCTCACCGCCATGGTGATCTTCGCTCGGCGGGTCGCCCGGCTGGTCGAGGTCACCAGTGTCCTGGACCCCGAGGGGGGTACCCGGATCTACTCGGTGCACGGTGAGCTGTTCTTCGCCTCCAGCAACGACCTGGTCTACCAGTTCGACTACGCCGACGACCCGCAGCACGTGGTCATCGACATGACCAACGCCCACGTCTGGGACGCCTCATCGGTCGCGGCGCTGGACGCGATCACCACGAAGTACGCCGCCCGTGGCAAGACGGTCGAGATCATCGAGCTGAACCGGCCCAGCGCCGCCATCCACGGCTCCCTCGCCGGCCGGCTGGGCGGCGGCCACTGA
- a CDS encoding SCP2 sterol-binding domain-containing protein, with translation MSTSAPELLRRLGLDRHPELPETTAGTVRLDSRGGGRTEHWYLTIADQRVTVTRRADDADLVVRADRAVFDQIAAGVLHPAAALGRNELTVRGDIRLFMTLRRLFPGPPGAHHPREVAARTLTADGEPGAAEQATGGARGERSHR, from the coding sequence ATGAGCACGTCGGCGCCGGAGCTGCTGCGACGGCTGGGGCTGGACCGGCATCCGGAGCTGCCCGAGACCACGGCCGGCACGGTGCGCCTGGACTCCCGCGGCGGCGGGCGGACCGAACACTGGTACCTCACCATCGCCGACCAGCGGGTCACCGTGACCCGGCGCGCGGACGACGCCGACCTGGTCGTACGCGCCGACCGCGCGGTCTTCGACCAGATCGCCGCCGGGGTTCTGCACCCGGCCGCGGCGCTGGGTCGCAACGAGCTCACCGTCCGCGGTGACATCCGGCTGTTCATGACACTTCGCCGGCTCTTTCCCGGTCCGCCCGGCGCGCACCACCCCCGTGAGGTGGCGGCCCGTACGCTGACGGCCGACGGCGAGCCGGGTGCGGCCGAGCAGGCCACCGGGGGTGCCCGGGGTGAGCGGAGTCACCGATGA
- a CDS encoding complex I subunit 1 family protein, translated as MPEAAVTVVSAGWAPAAAVLLGVLAIAAATLDGVLTARSAGAARSGLARPIGEVARLMRQRRRTTLAADSLLWRIGGAGLLLMALMIVTVVPLGEWTLFDLDVGVVWFTAMDVLAWAFVWLAGWGANSAHALVGGYRFLAHGLAYELPLMFALVAPATAASSLNVGTIAAAQQGLWFVAWMPVAFLAYCVGVLAVAVWGPFSPAVGADVAGGVTTELAGVDRLLFQAGRYALLAAGSAFAVPMFLGGGAGPLLPGWGWVLVKTLALLAVLVWLRRRLPAARPDLFMELGWVVLLPAVLAQDLLVAIVAAGRG; from the coding sequence ATGCCTGAGGCGGCGGTCACCGTGGTCTCCGCCGGCTGGGCGCCGGCCGCGGCCGTCCTGCTCGGCGTGCTGGCGATCGCCGCCGCCACGCTCGACGGGGTGCTGACCGCCCGATCCGCCGGTGCCGCGCGATCGGGGCTGGCCCGGCCGATCGGCGAGGTGGCGAGGCTGATGCGACAGCGGCGCCGCACCACGCTGGCAGCGGACTCCCTGCTGTGGCGGATCGGCGGGGCGGGGCTGCTGCTGATGGCACTGATGATCGTCACTGTGGTGCCGCTGGGCGAGTGGACGTTGTTCGACCTTGATGTCGGGGTGGTCTGGTTCACCGCGATGGACGTGCTGGCCTGGGCATTCGTCTGGCTGGCCGGCTGGGGCGCCAACTCGGCCCACGCCCTGGTCGGTGGGTACCGATTCCTCGCCCACGGGTTGGCCTACGAACTGCCGCTGATGTTCGCGCTGGTAGCCCCGGCGACCGCGGCGTCGAGCCTGAACGTCGGCACGATCGCGGCGGCGCAGCAGGGCCTGTGGTTCGTGGCGTGGATGCCGGTGGCGTTCCTCGCCTACTGCGTGGGTGTGCTGGCGGTCGCGGTCTGGGGGCCGTTCTCCCCAGCCGTCGGCGCCGACGTGGCCGGCGGGGTGACCACCGAGCTCGCCGGCGTCGACCGGCTGCTGTTCCAGGCCGGCCGGTACGCGCTGCTGGCCGCCGGGTCGGCGTTCGCGGTGCCGATGTTTCTCGGCGGTGGCGCGGGACCGCTGCTGCCCGGCTGGGGCTGGGTGCTGGTGAAGACGCTCGCCCTGCTGGCCGTGCTGGTCTGGCTGCGTCGCCGGTTGCCCGCCGCCCGACCGGACCTGTTCATGGAACTGGGGTGGGTGGTCCTGCTGCCGGCCGTTCTGGCACAGGACCTGCTGGTCGCGATCGTCGCCGCCGGGCGGGGCTGA
- a CDS encoding NADH-quinone oxidoreductase subunit J, with protein sequence MITAAAFWVLAVVGVCAGIAVFVVDSMARASYALAVSFVAVGLQVLLLQQNYVGVVTILMMIMEMAVMAVYMVMFMGMNPALMPMDMVHDKRHALAVSVGVFVLLAAGVLLVPWPDGRAAPPPDVTAALGVELMGPKMLVMTGVGAVMAATIVAGVVLAAHRTRYDRFGDDLRRRPADDPQPGGVGR encoded by the coding sequence ATGATCACCGCGGCCGCGTTCTGGGTGCTCGCCGTCGTCGGGGTGTGCGCCGGGATCGCCGTGTTCGTCGTCGACTCGATGGCCCGCGCCAGTTACGCCCTCGCCGTGTCGTTCGTCGCCGTGGGCCTTCAGGTGCTGCTGTTGCAGCAGAACTACGTCGGGGTCGTGACCATCCTGATGATGATCATGGAGATGGCCGTCATGGCCGTCTACATGGTCATGTTCATGGGCATGAATCCGGCGTTGATGCCGATGGACATGGTCCACGACAAGCGTCACGCCCTGGCCGTCTCGGTCGGCGTGTTCGTGCTGCTCGCCGCCGGCGTGCTGCTCGTGCCCTGGCCGGACGGCCGGGCCGCGCCGCCGCCCGACGTGACGGCGGCGCTGGGGGTGGAACTGATGGGCCCGAAGATGCTCGTCATGACCGGCGTCGGCGCGGTCATGGCGGCCACCATCGTTGCCGGCGTGGTGCTTGCCGCGCACCGCACCCGGTACGACCGGTTCGGCGACGACCTGCGCCGTCGCCCGGCGGACGACCCGCAGCCCGGTGGGGTCGGCCGATGA
- a CDS encoding NADH-quinone oxidoreductase subunit A: MALVAVLAVAGLYLAHRAFAIAATPLAGLPFQSGWRPAEHALSRYHVRWYLATLLFLAFDVEMLFMYPWAVVVVELGSAAIVEMFVFLGAVFVAVLWAWREGALRWV; the protein is encoded by the coding sequence ATGGCGCTGGTCGCGGTGCTCGCGGTCGCCGGGCTGTACCTGGCACATCGGGCGTTCGCGATCGCCGCCACACCCCTGGCCGGACTGCCCTTCCAGTCCGGCTGGCGCCCGGCGGAGCACGCCCTGTCCAGGTACCACGTGCGGTGGTACCTGGCGACCCTGCTCTTCCTCGCGTTCGACGTGGAGATGCTGTTCATGTACCCGTGGGCGGTGGTGGTGGTCGAATTGGGTAGTGCGGCGATCGTGGAGATGTTCGTCTTCCTCGGGGCCGTCTTCGTGGCGGTGCTCTGGGCCTGGCGAGAGGGTGCGCTGCGATGGGTGTGA
- a CDS encoding proton-conducting transporter membrane subunit — METGMMRPALLLPEMLLAGGALAALLGGSFLPRHRQWLIRILTVGVLAGMIVAAAVRLTAPATTAFDGSFAVDTATGVARILAGTGTLLVLVLAADEIAGTARESETYALLLFATAGAVLLAGADDLLVLAVGFLLASIPLYALIGLAGTAGGAEAAMKTYFLGALFGIVLLSGVTVLTGLAGTTSYAELAGRLPETPRAAVTVAAVAVIAGLMFKAGGVPAHFWVPDAAEGSTALTATFLTTVPKIGALVAVHRIVGVLPEATRWPVVVAALAVASMTLGNLAAYWQSDPRRLLGWSTVSQVGFLLVPVVVADRSDLALPSLLVYLTGYTVTNVAAFAVTAALPDHRDLADWRGLAAGRPWLAAALLVALLGLVGTPPTGVFVGKLTTASAAWDGGYAWLAVVAVGNSVVSLFYYLRWISPAFRAAGAEGPAGRGARIRAGAGGRAWSARIAVTAAVLSLVVGVGAGLLWAVVAMA; from the coding sequence GTGGAGACCGGGATGATGCGTCCCGCGCTGCTGCTGCCCGAGATGCTGCTCGCCGGCGGAGCGCTCGCGGCACTCCTCGGCGGTTCGTTCCTGCCCCGGCACCGGCAGTGGCTCATCCGGATCCTCACCGTCGGCGTGCTCGCTGGCATGATCGTCGCCGCGGCGGTGCGGCTGACCGCTCCGGCCACGACCGCGTTCGACGGGTCGTTCGCCGTCGACACCGCCACCGGGGTCGCCCGGATCCTGGCCGGGACCGGCACCCTGCTCGTGCTCGTGCTCGCCGCCGACGAGATCGCGGGTACCGCGCGGGAGAGCGAGACGTACGCGCTTCTGCTCTTCGCCACCGCGGGCGCCGTGCTGCTCGCCGGTGCCGACGACCTGCTCGTCCTCGCCGTCGGGTTCCTGCTCGCCAGTATCCCGCTCTACGCCCTGATCGGGCTCGCCGGCACGGCCGGCGGCGCCGAGGCGGCCATGAAGACCTACTTCCTGGGGGCGCTGTTCGGCATCGTACTGCTGTCCGGGGTGACCGTCCTGACCGGGCTCGCCGGCACCACGTCGTACGCGGAACTTGCCGGCCGGCTCCCCGAGACACCCCGCGCGGCGGTCACCGTCGCCGCCGTCGCGGTGATCGCTGGACTGATGTTCAAGGCCGGCGGAGTGCCCGCGCACTTCTGGGTGCCGGACGCGGCCGAGGGCTCCACCGCGCTCACGGCGACGTTCCTGACCACCGTGCCGAAGATCGGCGCGTTGGTGGCGGTGCACCGGATCGTCGGTGTGTTGCCCGAGGCGACCCGGTGGCCGGTTGTCGTGGCGGCCCTCGCCGTGGCCAGCATGACGCTGGGCAATCTCGCCGCCTACTGGCAGTCTGACCCGCGGCGGCTGCTCGGCTGGTCCACCGTCAGCCAGGTGGGATTCCTCCTCGTACCGGTGGTCGTGGCCGATCGGTCCGACCTTGCCCTGCCGTCGCTGCTGGTCTACCTCACCGGCTACACGGTGACGAACGTCGCCGCGTTCGCGGTCACCGCCGCGCTGCCGGACCACCGCGACCTGGCCGACTGGCGGGGGCTGGCCGCCGGACGGCCGTGGCTTGCCGCGGCCCTGCTGGTGGCGCTGCTCGGGCTGGTGGGCACCCCGCCCACGGGCGTCTTCGTCGGTAAGCTCACCACCGCCAGCGCCGCGTGGGACGGCGGGTATGCCTGGCTCGCCGTGGTCGCGGTCGGCAACAGCGTGGTCAGCCTCTTCTACTACCTGCGCTGGATCAGCCCGGCCTTCCGCGCCGCCGGTGCGGAGGGCCCGGCCGGTCGTGGCGCGCGAATCAGGGCCGGCGCGGGCGGACGGGCGTGGTCGGCGCGGATCGCGGTGACGGCCGCTGTGCTCAGCCTCGTGGTGGGCGTCGGCGCCGGTCTGCTCTGGGCGGTCGTGGCAATGGCGTAG
- a CDS encoding NADH-quinone oxidoreductase subunit K translates to MTLRTVLLVAAALFSVGLYGALSQQVVVMVMMGLELMLNGLILAAAGFWWFLTPDPSGQVLLLVIIAAMTVEMATGFAVATLLHRIRRTDMTDLVADLSR, encoded by the coding sequence ATGACCCTGCGGACCGTGCTGCTGGTGGCGGCGGCCTTGTTCAGCGTCGGCCTCTACGGAGCGCTGTCCCAGCAGGTCGTGGTCATGGTGATGATGGGCCTGGAGTTGATGCTCAACGGCCTCATCCTGGCCGCCGCCGGCTTCTGGTGGTTCCTCACCCCAGACCCGTCCGGGCAGGTGCTGCTGCTGGTGATCATCGCCGCGATGACCGTGGAGATGGCGACGGGCTTCGCCGTGGCCACCCTGCTGCACCGGATCCGCCGTACCGACATGACCGACCTGGTCGCGGACCTGTCGAGATGA